The Arachis ipaensis cultivar K30076 chromosome B10, Araip1.1, whole genome shotgun sequence DNA window AAAATTAGCTGTTGGAAACTACCCGTTACTATGTTACCATTATCATTAACAAATTAATATTTTGTTACTCTATATATATCACTTAGATACACTTCTATTCTCACAATTTCTActactcttcttcatcttcttccaagtTTACAAAATCAAAGTTCTgctaatattattttttgttcgaaAGAATGGATCCAAACCAACTCAACTCTTTCTTCAATTACTTACAAAATTCTTCTCAAATTCCAAATACCCAACAATCTCAAACCGCAAACTCTCAAGTTCTAAATTAAAACTTCACACTACCGAAtacatttcaaaatccaaatccacaaaatctttctaatttcaattttcaagctccttataataatcaatttcctatattccaaccgtaaaatcaaaattcacaaacaccACATTTTCTATTTTCATCCATATTTAACCCCTCTATCAGAAATGTTACTCCAACTTTCTTGCCGTTTCCAACTCAATTCAATGCATCCAGACATAACTCATCTGGTATTGGTGGCTCTTCTAACCCATCCTCTCAAACTCCTATACAATCTAGTGCAAATTCGCAATATTCAGAATTTATCAACCCTCGTGGATTAGATGCTATCGCctcaatgatgatgatattgaagaTCGGAGGCAAGATAGTATTCAACACTGGCATTGAAAAGAGGATGAGATGCTGATCAGTGCATGGTTAAATGTTTCAACTGACCCTATAGTTGGTACCGATCAAAAGGGGAAAACATTTTGGAGTTGAATTTATAGCTACTAAGTAGAATTTTGCTCCGACATGACAAGGGAGGTTGTTGCATGTAAGAAACGATGGTATAAGATCAACAAGACTATTGCACAATTTGCTGGTTGCTACGATCAAGCTAGTCAAAATATAAGGAGTGGTTCAAATGCTGATGATATAAAGGAGTTGGCCTATAAATTTTATTCCATAAATTATGGTAAAAAATTCACTTTTGAGAGGTATTGGAACATGCTTCGGTTGGAGCAAAAATGGAAAAGCCAACTACCTACACAGAGTGGCGGCTCGAAGAGAACCAAGGTTAGTGCAACTGGAGCATACTCATCCTCATCAAACCCAGAAACACCGTTGGCTGACGAACCCGGTGTGGACTCTCCCATTTTCCCACAAGGATCAAAGAAGAGCAAGCGAAAAGGTAAGGGAAAAGCACAAATGTCTGAAAATTTTAACGAAAAGAAATCATCGGTTGTTAAAAAATTATCTCTCATGGAAGAAATTAAGAATGTTAGAGAAAAGGAACTAATGGAtagggaaaaaaaagagaagaggagaggATATATAGAGCAAAGATTATGGCAATCAAAGAGAAGGAGTTACAAATTCAAGCggcaatgaaagaacaagaattacaagctcaagcggcaatgaaagaacaagaattacaaactcAGAGGTATATTAAAGAAATGCAGATAAATGCAAAAGAAAGGGAAATGGAAAGGATGGCCAAGGAAACGGAAATGGATATTGGtagtgggaaatcgtgattcacacttttcacaacttcgcacaactaaccagcaagtgcactgggtcgtccaagtaataaaccttacgtgagtaagggtcgatcccacggagattgtcggcttgaagcaagctatggtcatcttgtaaatctcagtcaggcggattcaaatggttatgaggttttgataattaaaatataaataaaatataaaataaaataaagttacttatgtaattcattggtgggaatttcaaataagcgtctggagatgctttgttgcttctgaacctctgctttcctattgccttcttccaaccatgcgttacttccttccatggtaagctataagatcctctcagtgaaaatggtcctctacggtttctgcacggctaatcaactgtcagatttctcgtctcggatgaaaaataccaggtatagctaccgcatggctaatcatctgtcggttccaactagcgtcggaatagaatccattgatccttttgcacactgtctcttgcgcccaacattcacaggtttgaagctcgtcacagtcatcccttcccaaatcctactcagaataccacagacaaagtttagacttttcggatcccaggaatgctgccaataattctagcctataccacgaagatactaatctcacggactcggtccgtgtattagatatccaagagaatatactccggatgtcgtccaatgactacgttgaacatcatgtagaccgctttgtggttgtcaggcacgcggatcttggctaagcgactaacgaagattgggtgattgtcacgggtcaccccttcattctgacttaactgaattaagtacgagagtatatcttggagaagaagtaggcatgaattgaatagaaaaacaatagtacttgcattaattcatgaagaacagcagagctccacaccttaatctatggggtgtagaaactccaccgttgaaaatacataagtgaaaaaggtctaggcatggccgtgaggccagcccccaaacgtgtacaatggtctatgatagcataaaactgatcaaagatcaatagtgatcaaaagatataaaataaatctctaaaagtagtttttatactaaactagtaacctaggtttacagaaaatgaataactaagtgcagatagtgcagaaatccacttccggggcccactttgtgtgtgcttgggctgagaattgaggttttcacgtgcataggctatttcgggagttaaacgccagcttgggtgccagtttgggcgtttaactccaattctggtgccagtttgggcgttttatgccagaaagttttaggctgggtTTGGACGCCagcttgggccatcaaatctcgagaaaagtatggactattatatattgttggaaagcccagaatgtctactttccaacgcaattgagagcgcgccaattgggcttttgtagctctagaaaatctacttcgagtgaaggagggtcagaatccaacagcatctgcagtcctttttcagcctctgaatcagatttttgctcatgtccctcaatttcagccagaaaatacctgaaatcacagaaaaacacacaaactcatagtaaagtccaaaaatatgatttttgcataaaaactaataaaaatataataaaaagtaactaaaacatactaaaaactaagtaaaaataatgccaaaaagggtataaattatccgctcatcacaacaccaaacttaaattgttgcttgtccccaagcaactaaaaacaaaataggataaaaagaagagaaaatacaataaacctcaaaaatatcaatgaagattagcttcaattagatgagtgggacttgtagcctttttgcttctgaatagttttggcatctcactttatcttttgaagttcagaatgattggcatccataggaactcaaaattcagatagtgttattgattctcctagttcagtatgttgattcttgaacacagctactttctgagtcttggccgtgaccctaagcattttgttttccagtattaccaccggatacataaatgccacaaacacataactgggtgaaccttttcagattgtgactcagctttgctagagtcctcaGTTAGAGAGtcctagagctcttaagcacactctttttgctttggaccatgactttaaccactcagtctcaagcttttcacttgacaccttcacgccacaagcacatggttagggacagcttgatttagccgcttaggccaggattttattcctttgggccctcctatccattaatgctcaaagccttggatccttttttactcttgccttttgatttaaagggctattggctttttctgcttgctttttctttttctttcctttttccttattttttcgccattttttttcatatttttttcagAAGCTTTTGaatttcactgttttttcttgcttcaagaatcaattttatgatttttcaaattatcaataatatttctctttttctttattctttcaagagccaaaaattttaacattcataaacaacaaattcaaaaatatgcactgttcaagcattcattcagaaaataaaaagtattgccaccacatcaaaataattaagctaatttcaagataaaattcgaaatcCATGTacctcttgttcttttgtaattaaaaacatttttcatttaagaaaggtgaaggattcataggacattcatagctttaagacatagacactagacactaatgatcatgtagtaaagacaaaaacataaagcatataattcgaacaatagaaaaataaaaataaggaaattaaagaacgggtccaccttagtgatggcggctagttcttcctcttgaagatcttatggagtgcttgagctcctctatgtctcttccttgtctttgttgctcctccctcatggctctttggtcctctctgatttcattgaggataatggagtgctcttggtgctccatccttagttgccccatgttggaactcaattctcctaaggaggtgttgatttgctcccaatagttttgtggaggaaagtgcatcccttgaggtatctcaggaatttcttgatgaggaatttcctcatgctcttattgaggtccatgagtgggctctcttgtttgctccatcttcttcttagtgatggccttgtctccttcaatgaagatgtcttcctctatgacaattccagttgaattgcatagggtacagatgagatgagggaaggctaaccttgccaaagtaaaaggcttgtccgccaccttgtagagttctagaggtatgatctcatgaacttctacttcctctccaatcatgatgctgtggatcatgatagcccggtctattgtaacttcagaccagttgctagtaggaatgatagagcgttggatgaactccaaccatcccctaaccacgggcttgaggtcaagccttcttagttgaaccggcttgcctcttgagtctctcttccattgagctccttccacacaaatgtctctaaggacttggtccaacctttgatcaaagttggccCTTCTAgcgaaaggatgaggatctcctctcatcattggcaaattaaatgccaacctcacatttttcggactgaaatccaagtaattcccccgaaccattgtgagccaattctttgggttcgggttcatactttgatcatggttcctagtgatccatgcattagcatagaactcttgaaccattaagattccgacttgttggattgggttggtgagagctttccaacctATTCTTTGAATCTCACgccggatctccggatattcaccctttttgagctggAAAGGGACTTCGGaaatcacttttttcttggccacaacttcatagaagtggtcttgatggacctttgagatgaatctctccatctcccatgactcggaggtggaagcaattgccttccctttcctctttctagaggtttcttcgactttaggtgccattgatggttatggaaaacaaaaaagcagggctttttccacaccaaacttaaaaggtttgcttgtcctcgagcaaaagaaggaagaaaggagtagaaggaagaaaggagtagaagaagaagaaatagaggagatggagggtattattggtttcggccaaggtgggtaggagtgtgtatgatgtgtgaaattgaaggtggtaacgagaggtatttatagggtaggggagagagggaattcgtgtgagaatgggtgggtttgggagggaaatggtttgaatttgaatggtgaggtaggtggggtttatgatggatggatgtgagtggtgaagagaatatggggaagaTGGTAGGAtttgattggtcaagggtatttaaGGAAGAGTtaatgatgggattggtcaatggtatttggggaagagtgttatggaaaggtgtgaagaggagagaagaagaggtggggtaggtggggattctgtggggtccacagatcctgaggtgtcaaggaattctgctccctgcaccattctggcgttcaaacaccctcagtgtgccaattctggcgttaaacggctctgctacctttcctggcgttaaacgccagtctgctgcctatttctggcattaaacgccaatatGTCTGCCATTtcttgcgtttaacgccagccagacgccagatagccttttctggcgttaagcACCCAGAGTgttatccattctggcgtttaacgcccagaatgctgctaggctgggcgttaaacgcccattctgctatccttactggcgtttaaacgccagtaagcctatcctccagggtatgctatttttgatgctatttttcattttgctttaattttgcagttatttttatgacttcacatgatcatcaacctaaagaaaacataaaataacaatggaaaataaataaatataattaaataacattcggttgcctcccaacaagtgtttttttaatgtcaatagcttgatagtgggctcttagagagcttcacagagactcagagcttaatggtggcctcccaacaccaaacttagaagtttagtgtgggggctttgtttgactctgtattgagagaagcttttcatgcttcctctccatggttacagaagaagatccttgagccttaaacacaaggtatttgaatggtgaggtaggtggggtttatgatggatggatgtgagtggtgaagagaatatggggaagagggtaggatttgattggtcaagggtatttaaGGAAGAGTtaatgatgggattggtcaatggtatttggggaagagtgttatggaaaggtgtgaagaggagagaagaagaggtggggtaggtggggattctgtggggtccacagatcctgaggtgtcaaggaattctgctccctgcaccattctggcgttcaaacaccctcagtgtgccaattctggcgttaaacggctctgctacctttcctggcgttaaacgccagtctgctgcctatttctggcattaaacgccaatatGTCTGCCATTtcttgcgtttaacgccagccagacgccagatagccttttctggcgttaagcACCCAGAGTgttatccattctggcgtttaacgcccagaatgctgctaggctgggcgttaaacgcccattctgctatccttactggcgtttaaacgccagtaagcctatcctccagggtatgctatttttgatgctatttttcattttgctttaattttgcagttatttttatgacttcacatgatcatcaacctaaagaaaacataaaataacaatggaaaataaataaatataattaaataacattcggttgcctcccaacaagtgtttttttaatgtcaatagcttgatagtgggctcttagagagcttcacagagactcagagcttaatggtggcctcccaacaccaaacttagaagtttagtgtgggggctttgtttgactctgtattgagagaagcttttcatgcttcctctccatggttacagaagaagatccttgagccttaaacacaaggtagtcctcattcaattgaaggactaactctcctctgtccacatcaatcacagctcttgctgtggctaggaagggtcttccaaggatgatggattcatcttcatcctttctAGTATCTAGGATTACGAAGTCAGCAaggatgtaatagccttcaaccttcactaagacatcctctacaagtccataagtttgtttccttgaattgtctgccatctctagtgagattcttgcagcttgtacctcaaagatccctagtttctccattacagagagtggcatgaggtttatacttgaacgaAGGTCACACAGAGcgttcttaaaggtcatggtgcctatgatgcaaggtattaagaacttttttgggatcctgtttcttctgaggtaatttctgttgaaccaaggtatttagttcattgatgagcaatggaggttcatcctcccaagtctcattaccaaataacttggcattcagcttcatgattgctcctagatattgagcaacttgctcttcagtaatatcttcatcctctttagaggaagaatactcatcagagctcatgaatggcaacagtaagttcagtggaatctctatggtctctgtatgagcctcagattcctttggttcctcaatagggaactccatAGTGGCCAGtagacatccattgaggtcttcctcagtggaaatcactgtctttccctcctctacaggttcggtcATTTTGgacatattgatggccttgcactctctctttggattctcttctgtattgcttgggagagtactaggagagatttcagtaactcttttactcagctgacccacttgtgcctccaaatttctaatggaggaccttgtttcagtcatgaaactgtgagtggtcttacttagatcagagattatggttgttaagtcagagaagctctgcttagaattttctgtctgttgcttagaagatgatggaaaaggcttgctattgccaaacctatttcttccaccattattattattgaagccttgattaggcttctgttgatccttccatgagaaatttggatgatttctccatgaaggattataggtgtttccgtaggattctcccatgtaattcacctcttccattgcaggattctcagggtcataagcttcttcttcagaggaagcttctttagtactgccggatgcagcttgcattctagtcagactctgagaaatcatattgacttgctgagttaatattttattctgagccaatattacattcagagtatcaatctcaaaaactcctttcttttgagttgtcccattattcacaggatttctttcagaagtgtacatgaattggttatttgcaaccatttcaatgagttcctgggcttctgcaggcgtcttcttcagatgaagagatccaccagcagagtggtccaatgacatcttggacaattcagatagaccatcatagaatatacataagatgctccattctgaaagcatgtcagaaggacaccttctgatcaattgcttgtatctttcccaagcttcatagagggactcgccttccttctgtctgaaggtttggacttccactctaagcttgcttaacttttgaggtggaaagaatttggccaagaaagcattgaccaacttttcccaagagttcagactctctttaggttgtgagtccaaccatgttctagttctatctcttacagcaaaggggaaaagcataagtctgtagaccttaagattaaccccattggtcttaacagtgtcacagatttgtaagaattcagctaggaactgatgaggatcttccaatggaagtccatgaaacttgcaattctgctgcattagagaaactaattgaggcttaagctcaaagttgtttgctccaattgcaggaattgagatgcttcttccatagaagtcagaagtgggtgcagtaaagtcaccaagcatcttccttgcatctccaccattgttgttatttttggctgccataactacttctttttcgaaaatttctgttaggtcctctccagagtgttgtgctttagcttctcttagtttcctctttagagtcctttcaggttcaggatcaacttcaacaagaatgttcttatccttgctcctgctcatatgaaaaagaagagaacagaaaagaataggaatcctttatgtcacattatagagattcctttatgtgagtagaagaatataagaatagaatgaagaaggaagaagaaggagaattcgaacacagagagagggagagggttcgaattataagaagaagagaagtgttagtaaataaataaataaatagaaagagatgagaaagagaagaaatttgaatattaatttaaaagaaaagaaaaatatttttatttttattttaattattagttagaattcgaatttaagaaggaaaataaaataaaattagaatttaaaacaattagttaattaaaaagaattttgaaaaaggggttagtgattttcgaaaaccagagagagaaaagtagttaggtggttttgaaaaagataaaaaatagtaacttttaaaatcaaacaaaaagtcaagtagttaattgaaaaagatttgaaaatcaattttgaaaagataagaagttagaaaaatattttgaaattaagttttgacaaagatatgattgaaatttattttgaaaaagatttgaaaaggaaattaaaaagatttgatttttgaaattaaagttgattacttgactaacaagaaactaaaagatatgattctagaatttaaagattgatcctttcttaataggcaagtaacaacttgaaaattttttactcaaaacattaattgttagcattaatttcgaaaatatgaaataaaaataggaaaaagattttgaaagtaaattttaaaatttttgaaaatattgagaagaaaaatgaaaaggatttgatttttgaaaaatatttgcaaagatagaatttttaaattgaaattttgacttgactaataagaaacaaccaaattttgaaaagttttgactaaatcaatctaaaatttcgaaaattatgagcaaaataagggaaagatattttattgattttttaatttttaataaggagagagaaaaataccaaaatgaaacaaaacataagaaattaaaatcaaaaggactaatgcatgcaagaacactttgaatgtcaagatgaacaccaagaacactttgaagatcatgatgaacatcaagaacatatttttgaaaatttttaagaaaagaaagtcatgcaagacaccaaacttaaaaatttttaatgtttagacactatgaaattgaaaatgcatatgaaaaacaaggaaagacacaaaacaagaaaaatcaaagatcaaacaaggaaaatcatcaagaacaatttgaagatcaaagaagaacacatgatgaatttttgaaaatttaaagaaaaattaaaaagatgcaattgacaccaaacttaaaatttgacactagactcaaacaagaaacgcaaaatatttttggttttatgattttattaaatttttttgtattttttgaaaattatttggaaaaagaaaataaagggatacaaaatttttaataagaatcccaggaatcatgcaatgttagtctaaagctccagtccaaaagatttagacatggccaatggccagccaagctttagtgaaagcttcggtccaaaaaaattagacatggccaaatagccagccaagctttagcataaaacatacaagcatgtcaatgagaagtggaagcctcagtccaaaagattagacatggcttcacagccagccaggcttcaacatatctcatgaaactctagaattcattattaaaaattctgaagaacacaaaattttttggatttttcgaaaataaaaatgaaaagcgtaaacataaaataaaattacccaatcta harbors:
- the LOC107620309 gene encoding glutathione S-transferase T2-like, yielding MTREVVACKKRWYKINKTIAQFAGCYDQASQNIRSGSNADDIKELAYKFYSINYGKKFTFERYWNMLRLEQKWKSQLPTQSGGSKRTKVSATGAYSSSSNPETPLADEPGVDSPIFPQGSKKSKRKGKGKAQMSENFNEKKSSVVKKLSLMEEIKNVREKELMDREKKEKRRGYIEQRLWQSKRRSYKFKRQ